A region of Lycium barbarum isolate Lr01 chromosome 1, ASM1917538v2, whole genome shotgun sequence DNA encodes the following proteins:
- the LOC132604742 gene encoding cell division cycle protein 48 homolog, which yields MTNQAESSDSKGAKKDFSTAILERKKSPNRLVVDEAVNDDNSVVALHPATMEKLQLFRGDTILIKGKKRKDTVVIALADETCDEPKIRMNKVVRSNLRVRLGDVVSVHQCPDVKYGKRVHILPIDDTIEGLTGDLFDAFLKPYFLEAYRPLRKGDNFLVRGGMRSVEFKVIETDPGEYCVVAPDTEIFCEGEPVKREDEERLDEVGYDDVGGVRKQMAQIRELVELPLRHPQLFKSIGVKPPKGILLYGPPGSGKTLIARAVANETGAFFFCINGPEIMSKLAGESESNLRKAFEEAEKNAPSIIFIDEIDSIAPKREKTHGEVERRIVSQLLTLMDGLKSRAHVIVMGATNRPNSIDPALRRFGRFDREIDIGVPDEVGRLEVLRIHTKNMKLAEEVDLERISKDTHGYVGADLAALCTEAALQCIREKMDVIDLEDDSIDAEILNSMAVTNEHFQTALGTSNPSALRETVVEVPNVSWEDIGGLENVKRELQETVQYPVEHPEKFEKFGMSPSKGVLFYGPPGCGKTLLAKAIANECQANFISVKGPELLTMWFGESEANVREIFDKARQSAPCVLFFDELDSIATQRGSSSGDAGGAADRVLNQLLTEMDGMNAKKTVFIIGATNRPDIIDPALLRPGRLDQLLYIPLPDEDSRHQIFKACLRKSPLSKDIDLRALAKYTQGFSGADITEICQRACKYAIRENIEKDIEKEKRRAENPDSMDEDADDEISEIKPAHFEESMKYARRSVSDADIRKYQAFAQTLQQSRGFGTEFRFAEASGGAAAADPFATSNAGADDDDLYS from the exons ATGACTAACCAAGCCGAGTCATCTGACTC AAAAGGTGCGAAGAAGGATTTCTCAACGGCGATTTTGGAACGAAAGAAGTCTCCTAATCGGCTAGTCGTTGACGAAGCGGTCAATGATGATAACTCAGTTGTTGCACTACATCCTGCTACTATGGAGAAGCTTCAGCTCTTCCGTGGAGATACAATTCTCATCAAG GGAAAGAAAAGGAAGGATACAGTTGTCATTGCTCTGGCCGATGAAACATGCGATGAGCCGAAGATTAGGATGAACAAGGTTGTCCGTTCAAATTTGAGGGTCCGTCTTGGAGATGTTGTGTCTGTGCACCAATGTCCAGATGTTAAGTATGGGAAGCGTGTCCACATACTTCCTATAGATGATACAATAGAAGGTCTCACTGGGGATTTGTTTGATGCATTTTTGAAAC CTTACTTTTTGGAAGCATATCGTCCTCTGAGGAAAGGGGACAATTTCCTTGTTAGAGGAGGGATGAGAAGCGTGGAATTCAAAGTTATTGAGACTGACCCAGGGGAATATTGTGTTGTTGCTCCGGACACTGAAATCTTTTGTGAGGGGGAGCCTGTTAAAAGGGAGGATGAGGAGAGACTGGATGAAGTTGGCTATGATGATGTTGGTGGTGTGAGAAAACAGATGGCTCAGATTCGTGAACTGGTGGAGTTGCCATTGAGGCATCCTCAACTTTTCAAATCCATTGGTGTGAAACCACCAAAGGGGATTTTGCTTTATGGACCTCCTGGTTCAGGGAAGACCCTGATAGCCAGAGCGGTGGCTAATGAAACTGGTGCATTTTTCTTTTGCATTAATGGACCAGAAATCATGTCCAAATTGGCTGGAGAGAGTGAAAGCAATCTAAGGAAGGCGTTCGAAGAGGCTGAGAAAAATGCTCCATCTATTATATTCATTGATGAAATTGATTCAATTGCTCCCAAGCGAGAGAAGACACATGGTGAAGTTGAGAGAAGGATCGTTTCTCAGCTCCTGACTCTGATGGATGGACTGAAATCTCGTGCTCATGTCATAGTTATGGGAGCTACCAATCGTCCTAACAGCATTGATCCTGCTCTCAGAAGGTTTGGTAGGTTTGATCGGGAAATTGACATTGGTGTTCCTGATGAAGTTGGACGTCTTGAAGTTCTTCGTATTCACACCAAGAATATGAAGCTTGCAGAAGAA GTTGATTTGGAAAGAATATCAAAAGATACACATGGTTATGTTGGTGCTGATCTTGCTGCTCTTTGCACTGAAGCTGCACTTCAGTGCATTAGAGAGAAAATGGATGTCATTGATCTGGAAGATGATTCCATAGATGCTGAAATATTGAATTCAATGGCTGTCACAAATGAGCACTTCCAAACTGCTCTAGGAACAAGCAATCCATCTGCATTACGTGAAACA GTTGTTGAAGTGCCTAATGTCTCATGGGAAGACATTGGAGGTCTTGAAAATGTCAAAAGAGAGCTCCAAGAG ACTGTTCAATACCCTGTGGAGCATCCAGAGAAGTTCGAGAAATTTGGTATGTCACCTTCGAAAGGTGTTCTTTTCTATGGTCCCCCAGGATGTGGGAAAACTCTTCTTGCCAAGGCAATTGCTAATGAGTGTCAAGCCAATTTCATTAGTGTCAAAGGACCTGAGCTGCTCACCATGTGGTTTGGAGAAAGTGAGGCCAATGTCCGTGAAATTTTTGACAAGGCTAGACAATCTGCACCCTGCGTCCTCTTCTTTGATGAGCTCGACTCTATTGCTACTCAG AGGGGAAGCAGTAGCGGAGATGCTGGTGGAGCAGCTGATCGAGTTCTGAACCAACTTTTGACTGAAATGGATGGCATGAATGCAAAGAAAACTGTTTTTATTATTGGGGCCACAAACAGGCCTGATATTATTGACCCTGCACTTCTGCGACCTGGTCGACTTGACCAGTTACTTTATATCCCACTGCCAGATGAAGACTCACGCCATCAGATTTTCAAGGCATGTCTTAGAAAATCTCCCTTATCAAAAGATATTGATTTGAGAGCTCTTGCCAAATATACTCAGGGATTTAGTGGAGCTGATATCACCGAGATCTGTCAACGGGCCTGCAAATATGCCATAAGGGAGAACATTGAGAAA GATAtagaaaaggaaaagagaagagcAGAGAATCCTGATTCTATGGATGAGGATGCTGATGATGAGATATCAGAGATTAAGCCTGCTCACTTTGAGGAGTCCATGAAGTATGCTCGACGTAGTGTGAGTGATGCCGATATTCGTAAATACCAGGCGTTTGCTCAGACCTTACAGCAATCTCGAGGTTTTGGAACTGAATTTCGTTTTGCTGAGGCCAGTGGTGGAGCTGCTGCAGCTGATCCCTTCGCAACTTCTAATGCTGGAGCTGATGATGACGACTTGTATAGCTAA